A region of the Polaribacter sp. L3A8 genome:
ATTTAATTTAGACAAACTATGCTCTTTTACCTCGTGAACCGTTGCATTTGCATCAAAATTTGCCGTGTATGTATATCCCCATTTTGTAGCAACTTCAATAGAATTGTCATTTTTGGTTTGTATCCATTCTAACAATAATTCTTCTGCTAAACCGTAACCCGGAGCCGTATCAAAATAACGAATTCCTAAATGATAAGCCTCTTCTAAAACTGCAAAACTCTGGTTTCTAAATTCCGATAAGTCAGAGTTATCACATGTTTCTGTTCTAACATTAATGTATTGAGGTCTTCCTAAAGCTGCGGTTCCTAATCCTAATTTCATTTTTGTATTATTTTAAGAGACCTCACAGGTTGTGAGGTCTTAATTTGTAAATAGTTTTATGAACTACAAGATAACATAGAGCAACCTACTTTGTTTCTTGCCCATTCTGGTCTTTTTGCAAACCATTTTTCGTTTTCTGGTTGTTCTGCGTATGGATTTTTTAAGAGTTGAAATAATTCATCAATTAAAGCGTAATTTCCGTTATCTGCTTCATCAATTGCCATTTGAGACATATAGTTTCTAAGCACATATTTAGGATTTACAAGATCCATTTTTTCTTTTCTTTCTTCGGATGAAATTCGTTCTATTTGAAGACGTTCATCGTATTTCTTGAACCAAACGTTCCAGCTATTTTTTACTTCATCAGAAATATTTTTAGAGTCGTAAAAAGCTTCTTCTATCAACTCTAAACCCGATTTTTCATCCGTAAAATTGCTTAAATTTCTAAAAAATACTGTCATATCTGTTTCTACCAATTGTAAAGTATCCTCTAAATTCTGAATCAATTTTAGATCGTCTTCATCCGAAGTAGATAAACCTAATTTAGATTTCATCATCTGTAAAGATTGTATTTCAAAATCGATTTTATATTGTTCTAAAATAGCATTTAAAGGATCTACTTCTTCAATTATTGGATATAAAGCATTTGCAAGTTGATACAAATTCCACAAACCAATATTTGGCTGATTTCCGTATCTATATCGTTTATGCTGACTGTCGGTTGTATTCGGAGTCCAGCCAAAATCGAACCCTTCTAGCCAACCATAAGGTCCAAAATCTATGGTTAAACCAAGAATAGACATGTTATCTGTATTCATTACTCCGTGTACAAAACCAACACGTTGCCAATGAATAATCATGGCTAAAGTACGTTCTGAAACTTCCTTAAAAAACTGAATATAATTTTCTTTGGATGGTGCTCCTAAATGCGAAAAATGATGTTTGATGGTATAATCCATTAAACCTTTTAAGTTTTTAAGGTCTTTTCTAGCGGCAAAAATTTCGAAACTACCAAAACGTAAAAACGAAGGAGAAATTCTTGAAACAATGGCACCTTTTTCATAAGCCGGATTTCCATCATATAAAACATCACGTAAAACTTGATCTCCTGATAAACTTAAAGACAAAGATCTTGTGGTTGGCACACCTAAATGAAACATGGCTTCTGCACACAAATATTCTCTAACGGATGATCGCAAAACCGCCAAACCATCTGCTGTTCTAGAATACGGAGTTTCGCCAGCTCCTTTTAATTGTACTTTCCAGTTTTTAGTATGGTGTTCAATTTCAAACAAATTAATAGCTCTTCCGTCTCCTAATTGTCCTGCCCAATTACCAAATTGATGTCCCGCATAACACATGGCATACGGTCTTGTATTTGGATAAATTTCGTTACCGGTTACAATGTTTTTAAAAAACTCAGATTTTACATCTTCTTTAGAAATACCTAATTCAGTAACCATTTCTGGTGAAACGTGTAAGACTTCTGGTTTTGCTGTTTTCTTTGGGTTTACATAAGAAAAAGCAGCATTTTCTACCTGTCTTCTTGTGTTTTCCAAGTTAACATCCGAAGGTAATTCTGCCGTAAAAGTGTCTTTTATGTTTATGTTCATCATAATGTATCAATCCATTTAAGAAGGTCTTTATCCGAAGGATTTCTTAACTTTTTAGTGTTCATTGTAATTGTAGGAAAATTTAGTTTTCTATTTTCATACAAGTTACGTAATTCCTCTGCATTTTCTATAGACTTTTCTATATCTAAAAACGCGTAATCTATATTACGCGTTTCTAAAAATGTTTTATAATATTGAGTTTTATGGCATCTTTCTGTGCCAAATAATTTAATCATCTTATTTTAAAAAACTTCTAATTCCGTAACTAGCTAAAACGCCTTCACCTGTTGCTGCAGCTACTTGTGCAATTGCGCCTTCTCTACAATCTCCAGCAGCAAAAATTCCATCGATAGAAGTTTGAGCTAATGCGGTAGTTTGTATAAAACCTCTTTTATCTAAAGCTACAATTCCTTTAAAAGATTGTGTGTTTGGTATCAATCCGATAAAAATAAAGACACCATCTGCTTCTAATAAAGACTCTTCGTTTGTAGCATTGTCTTTTACTTTTAATGTTTTAAATAATTCTTTTTCATCAGAAATAAATTCTAAAGATGTTTTATTCATATATGTAGAAATATTATCGATACTTGCTAGTTTCTCTACATAGGTTTCAGATGCAGAAAAGTTTTCTGAACGATGTACTATTTTTACACTTTTACAAAAACCAGCTAAAAAGATACCTTCTTCTAAAGCAGAATTTCCACCACCAATTACAATAATATCTTTATCTCTATAAAAAGCACCATCGCAAGTTGCACAAAAATGAATACCAGAACCAATTAATTCTTCTTCATTAGGGATACCAAGTTTTCTATAGGTAGAACCTGTAGATAATACCACAGATTTCCCTAAATAAGTGGTTCCTTTTGTTTCTATAGAAAATAAATTATCCTTCTTTTCAATACCAACAACTTCTTCTCCTGTTTTAATAACTGCACCATAAGTTTTGGCTTGTTCCTCCATCTTTTCCATTAATTTTGGACCAGAAATAGAAGTAAAACCAGGGTAGTTTTCAATCTTTTCGGTTAAGAAAGCGTTTCCACCAATGGTGGATTTCTCTAAAATTAAGGTGTCAAAACGATCTCTTTGTGCATAAATAGAAGTTGTTAAACCTGCAGCGCCACCACCAATAATAATGGTGTCGAATATTTTATGTTCTTTTTCTATATTTATAGAAAGTAGGTCTGTAAGCTTTACGTTATCTGGGTTTGTGTACGGTACATTGTCAATTAAAATAGTAGGAATAATACGTTTTCCGTTATTAATTTCTTCTACTTTTTTTGTAGCCCAATCGTATTGATCTACATCCACAAAATCGAAATTAATACCATTGTCTCTTAAAAAACTTTTTGCTCTTCTACAATCTGGACACCAATCTGCTCCAAATAACTGAACTTTACCAACTTCATTGATTCCTAAAACAGCAGCCAATTCTACATTGTTAGGGTTTGTATACGATTTTCCTTTGATAATAAGCGTAGGAATAATACGTTTTCCGTTGTTAATAGCTTCTACTTTTGCGGTTGCTTCTTTGTCTAAATCTACATCAACAAAAGTAAACTCTATATTATTTTCTTTTAAGTATGTTTTTGCTCTTCTGCAATCTGGACACCAATCTGCTCCGTATAGTAAAATCTCAGTCATTTTAATTTTTTTTCATACATAGATTTTAGGTTATTTATTCCCTAAAATCTATTTTGTTATTTTAATTTATCTGCGTGTAATTTTCTCAATTTAGTCAATTTTGGGGCAATTACAAAACTACAGTATCCTTGTTGCGTATTTTCTCTGTAATAATTCTGATGCTCTTCTTCAGCCTCATAAAAAATAGCTAAAGGACTAATTTCTGTTACAATTTTATCATCATAATAAGGTTGTACTTGTTTTAAAACTTCATCAGCAATTTTTTGCTGAAGCTCATTATGATAATAAATAACAGAGCGATATTGAGTTCCTCTATCTGCACCTTGTTGATTTAAGGTTGTAGGATCGTGAGTGGTCATAAAAATAACCAAAACATCTTCATAAGAAATGATATTTGCATCGAAAGTAATTTGAATAACTTCTGCATGCCCTGTTAAACCAGAACAAATTTCTCTGTATGTTGGTTTGCCTGGAGCGATCCCTCCTGTATAACCAGAAATCACTTTTTCTACACCTTTTACTTCTTGAAATACAGCTTCTGTACACCAAAAACATCCACCTCCTAAAGTGGTAGTTTGTAAATTTTTATTCATTTTATACCTTTTTGTCAAAACGAGGAAGAATAACGAAGTAATCTCTAATTTAATAATAGATTGCTTCGTAAACTCGCAATGACGTTTTAAATTCCTAATTTCATCGATTCAGAATTAATACAATAACGCAAACCACTTGGTTCTGGTCCGTCAGGAAAAACGTGCCCTAAATGTCCATCACAAGTATTGCACATCACTTCTACTCTTACCATACCAAAAGAAATGTCTTTGTAATATTTAATAGCATTTTCTTTAATCGGTTGTGTAAAACTTGGCCAACCAGAACTAGAATCGAACTTTATGGTAGAATCAAATAAAGGGGTGTTGCAACAGACACAGTTGTATTGGCCTTCATCATAAATAGAACATAAAGCACCTGTATGTGGTCTTTCTGTACCTTTTTGTCTTGTAATTCTAAACTGTTCTGCCGTTAATTGAGCTCTCCACTCTTTTTCGGATTTCGCTACTCTTTTATCTGGAGTTGGATTTCCTTTTACACTAAAATTGATAATCTCTTTCCAAGTAAGCATATTTTGTTCTGTTTCTTTTCTAAATTAATATTGAAATACAATTTGCTTTTTTGACGTAAAAACACTTGTTACCTTACAAATAATTCTTAATTTGTAAACTGTTGAAAGCAATCCATAAATTTACGACGAATATTAAGAAAGTCGTGAATGGAACTATAATTTCTTCTTATTTATTTATAAAATAATTTTACAATGAGCACATTAATTGTTGATGCTGAAAAGCATGTATTTAAGGTTTTAAATACGGATTTAGAGAGAAACTATGTATATCATAATTTAGCTCACACACAAAGAGTCGTGGCAAAAACAAAAGAACTTGTTGAAAACTTAAAAGTAGATAATGAAGCGGCAGAAAATTTAGAAATTGCTGCTTGGTTTCATGATACCGGTTTTATAAAAGGTGCAGAAAACCATGAAGATGAAAGTGTGAAAATTGTTACAGCATTTTTAAAAAAGCATACTATTTCTGAGGAAAGAATTAAGGAAATTACAGACCTTATTTTGGCGACGAAAATAAATTATAAGCCAAAAAATGATTTAGAAAAAATTATTGCAGATGCAGATTGTGCGCATTTAGCTTCTAAGAACTTTTTTGATTATACAGCATTATTAAGAAAGGAGTGGGAGTTAACAGGTTTTAAAAAAGTTTCTGATTCGGAATGGGTTGATGGGAATATTGAATTCTTTACGCAAGATCATCGTTATAATACGGAGTATGCATTAAAAAACTGGACAAAGACAAAAGAGAAAAATTTGTCTAAATTGATTAAAAATAAGAAGGAATTAAAAACCGATGCTAAGAAATTTAATCAGAAACAAGAAGCATTAGATTTAAAAAAAGAAAAAGGAGATGTGCCAGATCGTGGTGTAGAAACAATGTTTAGGGTAGCATTAAAAAACCACATGACTTTAAGTAATATTGCAGATACAAAAGCCAATATTTTGTTATCTGTAAATGCAATTATTGTTTCTTTAGCATTGTCTAATCTATTGCCAAAATTAGATAAAGCTTCTAATGGTTATTTAATTATACCAACCGTTATATTTATAGTATTTACAGTGGCTTCTATTATTTTATCAATTTTAGCTACAAGACCCAATGTTACAGAGGGTAAGTTTACCAAGGTAGATCTTATTAATAAAAAAATTAACTTATTATTTTTTGGAAATTTTCATCAAA
Encoded here:
- a CDS encoding protein adenylyltransferase SelO translates to MNINIKDTFTAELPSDVNLENTRRQVENAAFSYVNPKKTAKPEVLHVSPEMVTELGISKEDVKSEFFKNIVTGNEIYPNTRPYAMCYAGHQFGNWAGQLGDGRAINLFEIEHHTKNWKVQLKGAGETPYSRTADGLAVLRSSVREYLCAEAMFHLGVPTTRSLSLSLSGDQVLRDVLYDGNPAYEKGAIVSRISPSFLRFGSFEIFAARKDLKNLKGLMDYTIKHHFSHLGAPSKENYIQFFKEVSERTLAMIIHWQRVGFVHGVMNTDNMSILGLTIDFGPYGWLEGFDFGWTPNTTDSQHKRYRYGNQPNIGLWNLYQLANALYPIIEEVDPLNAILEQYKIDFEIQSLQMMKSKLGLSTSDEDDLKLIQNLEDTLQLVETDMTVFFRNLSNFTDEKSGLELIEEAFYDSKNISDEVKNSWNVWFKKYDERLQIERISSEERKEKMDLVNPKYVLRNYMSQMAIDEADNGNYALIDELFQLLKNPYAEQPENEKWFAKRPEWARNKVGCSMLSCSS
- a CDS encoding glutaredoxin family protein, producing MIKLFGTERCHKTQYYKTFLETRNIDYAFLDIEKSIENAEELRNLYENRKLNFPTITMNTKKLRNPSDKDLLKWIDTL
- a CDS encoding FAD-dependent oxidoreductase encodes the protein MTEILLYGADWCPDCRRAKTYLKENNIEFTFVDVDLDKEATAKVEAINNGKRIIPTLIIKGKSYTNPNNVELAAVLGINEVGKVQLFGADWCPDCRRAKSFLRDNGINFDFVDVDQYDWATKKVEEINNGKRIIPTILIDNVPYTNPDNVKLTDLLSINIEKEHKIFDTIIIGGGAAGLTTSIYAQRDRFDTLILEKSTIGGNAFLTEKIENYPGFTSISGPKLMEKMEEQAKTYGAVIKTGEEVVGIEKKDNLFSIETKGTTYLGKSVVLSTGSTYRKLGIPNEEELIGSGIHFCATCDGAFYRDKDIIVIGGGNSALEEGIFLAGFCKSVKIVHRSENFSASETYVEKLASIDNISTYMNKTSLEFISDEKELFKTLKVKDNATNEESLLEADGVFIFIGLIPNTQSFKGIVALDKRGFIQTTALAQTSIDGIFAAGDCREGAIAQVAAATGEGVLASYGIRSFLK
- the msrA gene encoding peptide-methionine (S)-S-oxide reductase MsrA, which gives rise to MNKNLQTTTLGGGCFWCTEAVFQEVKGVEKVISGYTGGIAPGKPTYREICSGLTGHAEVIQITFDANIISYEDVLVIFMTTHDPTTLNQQGADRGTQYRSVIYYHNELQQKIADEVLKQVQPYYDDKIVTEISPLAIFYEAEEEHQNYYRENTQQGYCSFVIAPKLTKLRKLHADKLK
- the msrB gene encoding peptide-methionine (R)-S-oxide reductase MsrB, encoding MLTWKEIINFSVKGNPTPDKRVAKSEKEWRAQLTAEQFRITRQKGTERPHTGALCSIYDEGQYNCVCCNTPLFDSTIKFDSSSGWPSFTQPIKENAIKYYKDISFGMVRVEVMCNTCDGHLGHVFPDGPEPSGLRYCINSESMKLGI
- a CDS encoding Pycsar system effector family protein, with translation MSTLIVDAEKHVFKVLNTDLERNYVYHNLAHTQRVVAKTKELVENLKVDNEAAENLEIAAWFHDTGFIKGAENHEDESVKIVTAFLKKHTISEERIKEITDLILATKINYKPKNDLEKIIADADCAHLASKNFFDYTALLRKEWELTGFKKVSDSEWVDGNIEFFTQDHRYNTEYALKNWTKTKEKNLSKLIKNKKELKTDAKKFNQKQEALDLKKEKGDVPDRGVETMFRVALKNHMTLSNIADTKANILLSVNAIIVSLALSNLLPKLDKASNGYLIIPTVIFIVFTVASIILSILATRPNVTEGKFTKVDLINKKINLLFFGNFHQMELPDFEWGIQEMMQDKDYLYGSLTKDLYFLGLVLNKKYKILRITYTVFMIGILVSVLAFAISFYYQGMPA